A single region of the Sulfurospirillum arsenophilum NBRC 109478 genome encodes:
- a CDS encoding phosphoethanolamine transferase, with amino-acid sequence MPLNLWASHSQRAILLLAFGIMALYNITFFSKLFHFAVSEHNYLIALSAPFILMLMLVCLLNFLLLLTHKMLFKVLIVTLIFAGALGSYFIDTFGTIIDANMYTNMMQTDSAEIFDLFTTKLFIYLGCAGLLSFWVLFKAHISFSFYTKEVGQKAVVAILSLLMITGLYMSLSKSYSAFFRNHHELKMYLNPAYPIASFAKFVYAKIQPKPTFMAIATDATRQNSEKKKLVVFILGETARARNFSLNGYDVPTNPLLGKRDDIVNLPNFASCGTATAISVPCMFSKFGRAEWSDNKAYNENVVDVLSRTGVRVIWRDNNSGGDKEIAKRMSDVIQYGGRDFDSVLLQDFQANIDKKYEDTFIVLHQEGSHGPTYFKRYPESFKKFTPTCDTQELDKCSQEQIVNTYNNTILYTDYIINETINLLKANEDKYETTLIYFSDHGESLGENGVYLHGLPYMIAPEDQKHVPAIFYFGDKLKAQRERLHVKANDRFSQDNLFHTLLGLFAVKTSEYKPNLDILR; translated from the coding sequence ATGCCTTTAAACCTATGGGCGTCACACAGCCAAAGAGCCATTTTACTGCTCGCTTTTGGAATCATGGCTCTTTACAATATAACATTCTTCTCAAAACTTTTTCATTTTGCAGTGAGCGAACATAATTATCTCATAGCACTGAGTGCGCCTTTTATCTTAATGCTTATGCTCGTTTGTCTCCTTAATTTTTTGCTACTTTTAACGCATAAAATGCTCTTTAAAGTGCTCATCGTAACGCTTATTTTTGCAGGAGCACTTGGTAGCTATTTTATCGATACATTTGGTACTATTATTGATGCGAACATGTATACCAACATGATGCAAACGGATAGTGCTGAGATTTTTGATCTTTTTACAACCAAGCTTTTTATCTATTTAGGATGTGCTGGTTTACTCTCATTTTGGGTACTTTTTAAAGCCCATATTTCATTTTCATTTTATACGAAAGAAGTTGGACAAAAAGCGGTCGTAGCGATTCTATCCCTTCTTATGATTACAGGGCTTTACATGAGCCTTAGCAAATCATACAGTGCCTTTTTTAGAAATCACCATGAACTAAAAATGTACCTAAATCCTGCTTATCCGATTGCTTCTTTTGCTAAATTTGTCTATGCAAAAATTCAACCTAAACCTACTTTTATGGCTATTGCAACGGATGCTACCAGACAAAACAGTGAGAAGAAAAAATTGGTTGTTTTTATCTTAGGGGAAACCGCACGTGCGCGAAATTTCTCACTCAACGGTTATGACGTTCCAACAAACCCTCTTCTTGGCAAACGAGACGATATTGTCAATTTACCTAACTTTGCATCGTGCGGTACAGCAACGGCTATCTCCGTTCCATGTATGTTTTCCAAATTTGGTAGAGCTGAGTGGAGTGATAACAAAGCTTACAATGAAAATGTTGTCGATGTGCTCTCTCGTACAGGTGTGCGTGTTATCTGGAGAGATAACAATTCAGGAGGCGACAAAGAGATCGCCAAACGCATGAGCGATGTCATACAATACGGAGGTCGTGATTTTGACAGCGTACTGCTTCAAGATTTTCAAGCCAACATCGATAAAAAGTATGAAGACACTTTCATTGTTCTTCATCAAGAAGGAAGCCACGGACCAACTTACTTTAAACGCTATCCAGAGTCTTTTAAAAAGTTTACCCCAACGTGTGACACGCAAGAGCTCGATAAATGTTCCCAAGAACAAATCGTCAACACCTATAACAACACGATTCTCTATACCGACTACATCATTAATGAGACAATCAATCTACTTAAAGCCAATGAAGATAAGTACGAAACCACCCTTATCTATTTTTCCGATCATGGCGAGTCACTCGGTGAAAATGGCGTTTACCTGCATGGGCTTCCTTATATGATAGCACCCGAAGATCAAAAACATGTACCTGCCATTTTCTACTTTGGTGATAAACTAAAAGCACAGCGCGAACGTTTACATGTAAAAGCCAATGATCGCTTTTCACAAGACAATCTTTTCCATACGCTCTTAGGTCTTTTTGCCGTTAAAACAAGTGAGTACAAGCCAAACCTAGATATCTTGCGTTAG
- a CDS encoding ABC transporter ATP-binding protein: protein MILLRDVNKRFMSGDESVHALSHISLHVKRGECVVLRGMSGSGKSTLLSLIAGLAQPNSGEVCVDGKEISKLPEHFSAHLRREKIGFIFQKYHLIPHLSVQENIIAPLMPEDLPLSVLDEKAKAVMVQCGIAHKAGMRVNRLSGGEQQRVAIARALVNNPVIVLADEPTANLDEKLSLALIEEFQKLKERGVTQLIATHDPLFFDLPFVDRLVEIKNGEIIV, encoded by the coding sequence ATGATACTGCTTAGAGATGTCAATAAACGTTTTATGTCAGGCGATGAGAGTGTTCATGCACTGAGTCATATCTCTTTACATGTAAAGCGTGGGGAGTGTGTGGTACTAAGAGGAATGAGTGGCAGTGGTAAGAGTACTTTGCTTTCTCTCATCGCAGGACTTGCGCAACCCAACAGTGGCGAAGTGTGCGTTGATGGCAAGGAAATTTCCAAATTGCCTGAGCATTTTAGCGCACACCTAAGGCGTGAAAAGATCGGATTTATTTTTCAGAAGTATCATTTGATTCCTCATCTATCCGTGCAGGAAAACATCATTGCTCCTTTAATGCCTGAGGATCTTCCACTGAGTGTCTTAGACGAAAAAGCCAAAGCGGTGATGGTACAGTGTGGTATTGCCCATAAAGCTGGGATGCGCGTGAATCGCCTCTCTGGAGGAGAACAGCAACGTGTGGCGATTGCAAGAGCCCTTGTGAATAATCCTGTCATCGTTTTAGCCGATGAACCAACGGCAAATCTTGATGAAAAACTTTCTCTAGCGTTGATTGAGGAGTTTCAAAAGCTTAAAGAGCGTGGCGTAACGCAACTCATCGCAACCCACGATCCGCTCTTTTTTGACCTTCCTTTTGTGGACCGCCTCGTTGAAATTAAAAATGGCGAGATTATTGTATGA
- a CDS encoding sensor histidine kinase, whose product MIRLFKNLKFRLIATLGVVLFILFYGFGHIVIKTLENSYQQALEASLFTVLKDIKHDFHEDPDKEIAFEETKKEFDVPLLYAQIVAYDSMSNIPTIIQRSDDSEEETLNIEPSIIQQIFEHPDEIVFSTMSNTKLTQKKIYIGTMFLAQKEYQMLFLQCAMPYDKHTPQIKEMISTLWIGLSLVLCIILVIAYILISKSLFNVQRVTNTAKAISTQDLHSTIPQTHIAYEIDDLIDTFNTLLNELQHAYAQVKQFGQNASHELKTPLTIIKGEVEVGLRKERTAEEYQHILNNVGKEVNTLHNVIEKILFLSSSTKADLKKHFSEVYLDEVLLDAIQEKNALAEQKNIALRIETLEPQNIQGNATLLKIALSNLIDNAIKYSPKNTTIHIALKPHELLIHDEGMGIKKEDLEHIFEQFYRGDANQTTTEGSGLGLAIVKNIFDLHDCTIVVQSHVGKGTSVLVSF is encoded by the coding sequence GTGATACGACTCTTTAAAAATCTTAAATTTAGGCTTATTGCAACACTTGGGGTTGTCTTGTTTATCCTCTTTTATGGCTTTGGACATATTGTGATTAAAACACTGGAAAACTCTTATCAACAAGCACTGGAAGCTTCACTTTTTACAGTTTTAAAAGACATAAAACATGACTTTCATGAAGATCCTGATAAAGAAATAGCGTTTGAAGAGACCAAAAAAGAGTTTGATGTACCGCTTTTATACGCACAAATTGTTGCGTATGATAGTATGTCTAATATTCCTACGATCATTCAAAGATCAGACGATAGCGAAGAAGAAACCCTCAACATAGAACCTTCCATCATTCAACAAATATTTGAGCATCCTGATGAAATAGTCTTTTCAACCATGTCCAATACAAAACTAACGCAAAAGAAAATCTATATAGGAACCATGTTCTTAGCCCAAAAAGAGTACCAAATGCTCTTTTTACAATGCGCTATGCCGTATGACAAACATACCCCTCAAATCAAGGAGATGATTTCTACCCTGTGGATCGGACTCTCTTTAGTGCTGTGCATTATTTTAGTCATTGCCTATATTTTGATCTCAAAATCGCTCTTTAATGTTCAAAGGGTTACCAATACCGCTAAAGCAATCAGTACGCAAGATTTACATTCGACCATTCCTCAAACGCACATTGCGTATGAGATTGATGATCTGATTGATACCTTTAATACACTCCTAAATGAGCTTCAACATGCGTATGCACAAGTCAAACAGTTTGGGCAAAATGCCTCGCATGAGCTCAAAACCCCACTCACCATCATCAAAGGAGAGGTCGAAGTAGGACTTCGAAAAGAGCGCACGGCAGAAGAGTATCAACATATTTTAAATAACGTTGGAAAAGAGGTCAATACGCTTCACAACGTGATTGAGAAAATCCTTTTTTTATCGAGCAGCACAAAAGCCGATCTTAAAAAGCATTTTAGTGAAGTCTATCTCGATGAAGTACTTCTGGATGCCATCCAAGAGAAAAATGCTTTAGCAGAACAAAAAAACATTGCACTGCGCATCGAGACGTTGGAGCCTCAGAACATTCAAGGGAATGCGACACTTTTAAAAATCGCCCTGAGCAATCTGATCGACAACGCTATCAAATACTCACCCAAAAACACAACCATTCACATTGCGCTTAAGCCACACGAACTGCTCATTCATGATGAAGGAATGGGTATCAAAAAAGAGGATCTTGAGCATATTTTTGAGCAGTTTTACAGAGGAGATGCAAATCAAACGACAACAGAAGGAAGTGGACTAGGACTTGCTATTGTCAAAAATATTTTTGATTTACACGATTGTACAATTGTCGTTCAAAGCCACGTCGGTAAAGGCACAAGCGTTCTTGTTTCATTTTAA
- a CDS encoding DNA-deoxyinosine glycosylase produces the protein MQHPFEPIYNANSKVLILGTFPSVKSREQSFYYAHPQNRFWKVIASLMNTSLPITIEAKKAMLLAHGIAIWDVIESCEITGSSDSSIKNVVPMDFSCILEQSSIQRIFANGATAHKLYQTYCEAKTGLPITKLPSTSPANAAFSLDKLIQEWSILKV, from the coding sequence ATGCAACACCCTTTTGAGCCTATTTATAATGCAAACTCGAAAGTGCTTATTTTAGGCACTTTCCCTTCTGTTAAATCACGCGAGCAGAGCTTTTATTATGCTCACCCTCAAAACCGTTTTTGGAAGGTTATTGCTTCCTTAATGAACACTTCTTTGCCCATCACCATCGAAGCTAAAAAAGCAATGCTTTTAGCGCATGGTATCGCCATTTGGGATGTTATTGAGAGTTGTGAAATCACAGGTTCAAGCGATAGCAGTATCAAAAATGTCGTGCCGATGGATTTTTCATGCATCTTGGAGCAGAGCAGTATTCAACGCATCTTTGCCAATGGTGCAACGGCTCATAAGCTGTACCAAACCTATTGCGAAGCAAAGACGGGTTTACCTATTACCAAGTTGCCCTCCACAAGCCCTGCCAATGCGGCTTTTTCGTTGGACAAACTCATCCAAGAGTGGAGCATTCTCAAAGTCTAA
- a CDS encoding response regulator transcription factor produces MKVLIVEDDVKISAFLKKGLEEEYFCVDLCDNGEDAIYLAGLGSYDVIILDIMIRGLQGDQVCQKIREQKITIPIIMLSAKSTISDKVSLLNLGADDYLTKPFSFDELLARIHVQLRKHDHKEPLLRVGDLELNPLTKTVTRSHESITLTAKEYVLLEYLMRHKNAIVEDRVLEEQLFSMEQSLQSNILNVYMYRLRTKIDKNFELKLIKTHRNQGYSLSDTTL; encoded by the coding sequence ATGAAGGTTTTGATTGTAGAAGACGATGTCAAAATTTCTGCTTTTTTAAAAAAAGGGCTAGAAGAAGAGTACTTTTGTGTTGATCTTTGTGACAATGGAGAAGATGCCATCTACCTAGCAGGTCTTGGCTCTTATGATGTCATTATTTTAGACATTATGATCCGAGGGCTACAAGGCGACCAAGTCTGTCAAAAGATACGAGAGCAAAAGATTACCATCCCCATCATCATGCTCAGCGCGAAAAGTACCATCAGCGATAAAGTTAGCCTTCTCAATTTAGGGGCAGATGATTATCTGACCAAACCTTTTAGTTTTGACGAGCTTCTCGCCCGCATTCATGTACAACTGCGTAAGCACGACCACAAAGAGCCCCTTCTTCGGGTAGGCGATCTTGAGCTAAATCCTCTTACAAAAACAGTGACACGTTCACACGAATCCATCACCCTAACAGCCAAAGAGTATGTTCTTTTGGAGTATTTGATGCGTCATAAAAATGCCATTGTGGAAGATCGTGTTTTAGAAGAGCAGCTTTTTAGTATGGAACAGAGTCTTCAAAGCAATATTCTCAATGTTTACATGTACCGTTTACGAACCAAAATTGATAAAAATTTTGAACTCAAACTCATTAAAACACATCGCAATCAAGGATACTCACTCAGTGATACGACTCTTTAA
- the rarD gene encoding EamA family transporter RarD, producing the protein MNNLSQEAQGYIYAILAFVFWGLVPIYFKLVSTVSATEVLTHRIIWSVVLLCGMILFSRQFGAFKLLVKDLSKIKYLVLSALLVSTNWLVFIWAVGHDMIAESSLGYYINPLVNFALGILIFKDRPSFWQKIAIALAFIAIVYQVITLGTIPIISLMLAFSFAFYGLIRKQVNLPALTGLYIETLILFPLALIYFGYLVFIEQNAFVFPPNGISWLLMLSGIITVVPLLWFNAAATRISLIHLGFFQYIGPTVSFLLAIFVYDEVLVPEKLTSFVLIWIALAIFSIDGYLKKRRNKEA; encoded by the coding sequence ATGAACAATCTCTCACAAGAGGCACAAGGCTACATTTACGCTATTTTGGCGTTTGTTTTTTGGGGTTTAGTGCCGATCTATTTTAAACTCGTCTCAACCGTTTCTGCAACCGAGGTTTTAACACACCGCATCATTTGGTCGGTTGTCTTATTGTGTGGGATGATTCTCTTTAGCCGTCAATTCGGTGCGTTTAAACTGCTGGTTAAAGACCTTTCCAAGATCAAATACCTCGTCCTCTCAGCGCTCTTAGTTTCAACAAATTGGCTTGTGTTTATCTGGGCTGTTGGACACGATATGATCGCAGAATCCAGTTTAGGCTATTACATCAACCCTTTAGTCAATTTTGCGCTGGGCATACTCATCTTTAAAGACCGTCCCTCTTTTTGGCAAAAAATCGCCATTGCTTTAGCGTTTATCGCTATTGTGTATCAAGTGATAACACTGGGAACGATCCCCATTATTTCACTGATGTTGGCATTTAGTTTTGCTTTTTACGGACTCATTCGCAAACAGGTCAATCTCCCTGCCCTAACAGGTCTTTACATCGAAACGCTCATTTTGTTTCCTTTAGCACTTATCTACTTTGGCTATTTAGTATTTATAGAGCAAAATGCGTTTGTGTTTCCGCCCAATGGCATTTCATGGCTTTTGATGCTTTCAGGTATCATTACCGTTGTCCCGCTGCTGTGGTTTAATGCTGCAGCCACACGGATTTCACTCATCCATCTAGGATTTTTCCAATACATTGGACCAACCGTTTCCTTTTTGTTAGCTATTTTTGTTTATGATGAGGTTTTGGTTCCTGAAAAACTAACCAGTTTCGTGCTTATTTGGATTGCACTCGCTATTTTTAGCATTGATGGATACCTGAAAAAAAGACGTAACAAAGAGGCCTAA
- a CDS encoding diguanylate cyclase domain-containing protein: MAMSLKGKLFIFMSVLFIFFSSVVWIYSDFLFQNINKKWVERFIKKQVIFDKNRTLSPLLHELSRVQKLAKEPDIIAMALHEEDTAIQEKGLALLERYRLTFQDHSYFAAYEKTKRNYTKGDIEKDTDKALRSYTLSTEQPNDTWFFKILAGGEPWWVNIRKNQNLPTAKVWISAVVESEGKKVGVVGTGFDFEHFLYESVGIEQEGVHNFFINKNYAVQLARDTGLIDYNSFSNPNGERKTIDSLFNEKDTLRIKKAMQTQIHEPEKIGTLWVNFEGKKSLLGIAYIQEIGWFSLTLIDAGELTFITNFTVLPILSLLFLVSLICVGLALNFLVLGPLSKLKVKMQRIQQGDYSTDLSSVGTSEIADLSEHFTQMINYVRANNLALEDRIKERTLGLMQSEAKLNTILESIESVIYIKDTQYRYIYANKKTSDGIEIVGKRDEDFFDEKTVKDMRKTDSEVIEYGRKVTREEILVSKLTGMTTTYLSTKMPLLNEDGSVYALCGISTDITERKKTEELIRELAYHDPLTHLPNRRMFDERFTFLLAHAKRHHKWGALLAIDLDNFKPLNDAFGHNAGDLLLIEVAGRLRSCMRESDVVARFGGDEFIVALGDLHEDEAYAHEEAMKIASKILLHVSAPYVIVLDEEGNEKVITHQCTASIGVALFGYDKQDKQRIFSAADSAMYQAKQKGRNCIEFSKE, translated from the coding sequence ATGGCAATGAGTCTTAAGGGAAAACTTTTTATTTTTATGTCAGTTCTTTTTATCTTCTTCTCAAGCGTGGTATGGATTTATTCAGATTTTCTCTTTCAGAACATTAACAAAAAATGGGTGGAACGTTTTATTAAAAAACAGGTAATTTTTGATAAAAACAGAACCCTGTCACCTCTCTTACATGAACTCTCACGTGTGCAAAAACTGGCAAAAGAGCCTGATATTATAGCCATGGCATTGCATGAGGAAGACACCGCGATTCAAGAGAAGGGATTGGCTCTTTTGGAACGCTATCGTCTCACTTTTCAAGATCACAGTTATTTTGCAGCCTATGAGAAGACAAAGCGCAATTATACTAAAGGTGATATTGAAAAAGATACAGATAAAGCATTACGAAGTTATACGCTTTCAACAGAACAGCCCAATGACACATGGTTTTTTAAAATCTTAGCAGGGGGCGAGCCATGGTGGGTGAATATTCGTAAAAATCAAAATTTACCCACTGCTAAAGTATGGATCAGTGCTGTGGTTGAGAGCGAAGGTAAAAAGGTTGGAGTCGTTGGAACGGGATTTGATTTCGAGCACTTTTTGTATGAGTCTGTTGGCATTGAGCAAGAGGGTGTGCATAATTTTTTTATTAATAAGAATTATGCGGTTCAACTCGCACGAGATACGGGACTCATTGATTACAACAGTTTTTCGAATCCTAACGGGGAGCGAAAAACGATTGACTCACTTTTCAATGAAAAAGATACGCTTCGTATCAAAAAAGCTATGCAAACACAGATACATGAGCCAGAAAAAATCGGAACTTTATGGGTAAATTTTGAGGGTAAAAAATCCCTTTTAGGAATAGCCTATATTCAAGAAATCGGTTGGTTTAGTTTGACATTGATTGATGCTGGGGAGTTGACGTTTATTACCAATTTTACAGTACTGCCCATTTTGAGTTTGCTCTTTTTGGTATCACTGATATGTGTAGGGTTGGCACTCAATTTTTTAGTTTTAGGACCTCTTTCAAAACTGAAAGTGAAGATGCAACGAATACAACAGGGCGACTATAGCACGGATCTCTCTTCGGTGGGAACATCTGAAATTGCTGATCTTTCCGAACATTTTACGCAGATGATCAATTATGTACGTGCCAATAACTTAGCGCTTGAAGATAGAATTAAAGAGCGAACTTTAGGATTGATGCAAAGTGAGGCGAAGCTCAATACGATTTTAGAGAGTATTGAATCGGTCATTTACATTAAAGACACGCAGTATCGTTATATTTATGCTAACAAAAAGACGAGTGATGGGATTGAAATCGTAGGCAAAAGAGATGAAGACTTTTTTGATGAAAAAACCGTGAAAGATATGCGAAAAACAGATAGTGAAGTGATTGAGTATGGGCGTAAAGTCACGCGTGAAGAGATTCTTGTTAGTAAGCTAACAGGTATGACAACGACTTACCTTTCTACAAAAATGCCTCTTTTGAACGAAGATGGCAGTGTATATGCCTTGTGTGGTATCTCAACGGACATTACGGAGCGCAAAAAAACAGAAGAGCTGATTCGTGAGTTGGCGTATCACGACCCATTAACGCACCTGCCAAATCGAAGGATGTTTGATGAACGGTTTACCTTCTTATTAGCTCATGCCAAACGTCATCATAAATGGGGCGCACTTTTGGCAATTGATCTGGACAATTTTAAACCGCTAAATGATGCCTTTGGGCATAATGCAGGAGATCTTTTACTCATCGAAGTGGCAGGGCGGCTTAGGAGTTGCATGCGTGAAAGCGATGTTGTTGCTCGTTTTGGCGGCGATGAGTTCATTGTTGCCCTTGGAGATTTGCATGAAGATGAAGCGTATGCACATGAAGAGGCAATGAAAATAGCTTCTAAAATACTTTTACATGTAAGCGCTCCTTATGTCATTGTACTGGATGAAGAAGGGAATGAAAAAGTGATCACTCATCAGTGTACAGCAAGCATTGGCGTAGCACTTTTTGGGTATGATAAACAGGACAAACAGCGCATTTTTAGTGCGGCAGACAGCGCAATGTATCAAGCCAAGCAAAAAGGCCGAAATTGTATAGAGTTTAGTAAGGAGTAA
- a CDS encoding ABC transporter permease, producing MFFKPNFSLLDYAIRSLMRRFGKSFFIFLILSLLIFLLSSVLMIADAIKLELNTTLKTLPQITLQRFIAGKQSDIPVERVDSLLDIEGISAVTPRVWGYYYFKPAGVNFSIVGIDAYEEQYSPTLTLITQNFDMKLLSTQESMIVGEGVQKILAENYYTDFFNFVTSEGKWKRVHIAGVFHSDLALESNDLIILPKKLAYAIFGMDESRATDIVVKVANAKEIPTIVQKITTRYPDIRAITQDDIRVSYQNIFDYKSGFFLALFSVCAFAFFIIIYDKTSGLSSEEKKEIGILKAVGWSSDDILKEKFYESFILSLGAFLVGIAFSLFFVYGLQAPLLRNLFMGYSALKPSFMLPFSLDSSMLVLLFLLSVPIYIAATLIPAWKASTLDADEVMR from the coding sequence GTGTTTTTTAAACCCAATTTTTCACTGCTCGATTACGCTATTCGCTCACTTATGCGCCGTTTTGGAAAGAGCTTTTTTATCTTTTTGATTTTAAGCCTGCTTATTTTTCTGCTCTCTTCGGTTTTGATGATTGCCGATGCGATTAAATTGGAGCTGAATACGACCTTGAAAACATTGCCACAGATTACGTTGCAGCGTTTTATCGCAGGGAAGCAGAGCGATATACCCGTCGAGCGAGTAGATTCACTTTTGGATATTGAGGGCATTAGTGCCGTAACGCCTCGTGTGTGGGGTTACTACTATTTTAAGCCTGCGGGCGTTAATTTTTCCATTGTGGGCATTGACGCCTACGAAGAGCAGTATTCGCCTACGCTGACACTAATTACGCAAAATTTTGATATGAAACTGCTCTCTACGCAAGAGAGTATGATCGTAGGAGAGGGTGTTCAAAAAATCTTGGCCGAGAACTACTACACCGATTTTTTTAACTTTGTGACAAGTGAAGGAAAATGGAAAAGGGTTCACATCGCAGGGGTGTTTCACTCAGACCTTGCCCTCGAATCGAACGATCTCATCATTCTTCCCAAAAAACTCGCTTATGCCATCTTTGGGATGGATGAGAGCAGGGCCACTGACATTGTGGTCAAGGTGGCTAATGCGAAAGAGATTCCCACCATTGTGCAAAAAATCACGACACGCTACCCAGATATTCGCGCCATCACCCAAGATGATATTCGAGTGAGTTACCAAAATATTTTTGACTATAAAAGCGGTTTTTTTCTCGCCCTCTTTAGTGTGTGCGCCTTTGCTTTTTTTATCATTATCTACGATAAAACGAGTGGTTTAAGCTCTGAAGAGAAGAAAGAAATCGGCATTTTAAAAGCAGTGGGTTGGAGCAGTGATGACATACTCAAAGAGAAGTTTTACGAGAGTTTTATTCTATCCTTAGGTGCTTTTTTGGTGGGTATTGCCTTTTCGCTCTTCTTTGTTTATGGCTTGCAAGCACCTCTTTTGCGCAATCTTTTTATGGGCTATTCAGCGTTAAAACCCTCTTTTATGCTTCCCTTTAGTTTAGACAGTTCGATGCTTGTGTTACTCTTTTTGCTGAGTGTGCCCATTTATATTGCAGCGACACTGATTCCTGCATGGAAAGCTTCTACGTTGGATGCGGATGAGGTGATGCGATGA
- a CDS encoding arsenate reductase family protein, which produces MVKVYGITTCGSVKKAIAFFKAKVVPYSFIDLKSTQISESKLSEWLSKQPMSIMFNTKGTKFKTLGLTKEISDAEKRGWLLREQLLFKRPIVECEDGALLVGFDEEVYTKKFA; this is translated from the coding sequence ATGGTAAAAGTGTATGGTATCACGACGTGTGGTAGTGTGAAAAAAGCGATTGCATTTTTTAAAGCGAAGGTTGTTCCTTATAGCTTTATCGATCTTAAAAGTACACAGATCAGCGAATCAAAGCTCAGTGAGTGGTTGAGTAAACAGCCGATGTCGATTATGTTTAATACTAAAGGAACCAAGTTTAAAACCTTGGGATTAACCAAAGAGATCAGTGATGCGGAAAAAAGAGGTTGGCTTCTAAGGGAGCAACTGCTGTTTAAACGCCCCATCGTTGAGTGTGAAGATGGAGCGCTTTTGGTTGGTTTTGATGAAGAGGTTTATACTAAAAAATTTGCTTAA
- a CDS encoding LysE family transporter, with amino-acid sequence MQLDIWLTMLVASILISVSPGAGAVVSMNYGLKYGLKRSYAAIMGLQMGLFVQTFVVVIGLGSLIMSSLLLFNIIKWIGVVYLVFLGVMKFIEKPHLPDDTANIKAYSASKAFIQATLINLTNIKATVFLVAFIPQFLNPNEPLLGQFVIICATLICVDIIVMTGYSSLASRLKNVIKSVRAIKIQNRLTGAFLLLAAFFISTAKRA; translated from the coding sequence ATGCAACTTGATATTTGGCTTACGATGCTGGTGGCATCCATTTTGATTAGTGTCTCTCCCGGTGCTGGAGCCGTTGTTTCCATGAACTATGGACTCAAATACGGACTTAAACGTTCCTACGCTGCCATTATGGGACTGCAAATGGGTCTTTTTGTGCAAACCTTTGTCGTGGTCATCGGACTAGGTTCACTGATTATGAGTTCACTGCTTCTTTTTAACATCATTAAATGGATTGGTGTCGTTTACTTGGTTTTTTTAGGCGTTATGAAGTTTATCGAAAAGCCACATTTGCCCGATGACACCGCGAACATCAAAGCATATTCTGCATCCAAAGCATTTATTCAAGCCACGCTTATCAACCTCACGAACATTAAAGCAACCGTCTTTTTGGTGGCATTTATTCCGCAGTTTCTAAATCCAAACGAACCTCTTTTAGGACAGTTTGTCATCATTTGTGCGACGCTCATTTGTGTGGATATTATCGTTATGACAGGGTATAGTTCTTTAGCTTCGAGGCTTAAAAATGTCATTAAGTCTGTTCGCGCTATCAAGATTCAAAACCGCCTTACGGGAGCTTTTTTACTGCTTGCCGCTTTTTTTATCTCAACGGCAAAACGCGCTTAA